One Nocardiopsis gilva YIM 90087 genomic window, GCCGCCGATGGCGCGGGTCCCCCGGCCGCGGACCCAGTGCGCGGTGTCCGCGTTCCTGACAGTGGCGGTCCCGCTCAGTTCTTCATCCGGTAGACGTCGTAGACGCCGTCGACCCCGCGCACGGCCCGCAGCACGTGACCGAGGTGGGTGGGGTCGGCCATCTCGAACGTGAACCGGCTCAGCGCCACGCGGTCGCGGCTGGTCTGCACCGTCGCCGACAGGATGTTGACGTGCTGGTCGGACAGGACGCGGGTGATGTCGGACAGCAGGCGCGACCGGTCCAGCGCCTCCACCTGCAGGGCCACCAGGAACATGGAGTCCTCGGTGGGCTTCCACTCCACGTGCACCATGCGGTCGGGGTCCAGGGCACGGGTGTTGACGCAGTCGCGCCGGTGCACCGAGACGCCGTTGCCGCGGGTCACGAACCCGACGATGTCGTCGCCCGGCACGGGCGTACAGCACCTCGACAACCGCACCCACACATCGGAGTCGCCCTCGACGACCACCCCGGGGTTGCCCCCCGGGCGCTGCTTGGGCTTCGACCGGGTGGGCAGGGAGGACTCGGCGATGTCCTCTTCGGCGCTCTCGATCCCGCCGAGGGAGTCCACCAGCTTCTGCACCACGTTCTGCGCGCCGACGTGCCCCTCGCCGACGGCGGCGTACAGCGCGTCGACGTCGCTGTAGCGCAGGTCCCGGGCCAGGGCGATCAGCGCCTCACCGCTGAAGAGCCGCTTGATGGGCAGCTCCTGCTTGCGCATCACCCGGGCGATGGCCTCTTTGCCCTGCTCGATCGCTGCCTCGCGGCGCTCCTTGGTGAACCACTGCCGGATCTTGTTGCGCGCCCGCGCGCTCTTCACGAAGTTGAGCCAGTCGCGGCTCGGCCCGGCGTCGGGTGTCTTGGAGGTGAGGACCTCCACCGTCTCGCCGTTGTGCAGCTCGCTCTCCAGCGCGACGAGCCGCCCGTTGACGCGCGCGCCCACGGTGCGGTGCCCGACCTCGGTGTGCACCGCGTAGGCGAAGTCGACGGGGGTGGCGCCCTGCGGCAGCGCGATGACGTCGCCCTTGGGGGTGAAGACGAAGACCTCCTGCACCGAGAGGTCGAAGCGCAGCGCGTCGAGGAACTCCCCCGGGTCCTTGGTCTCCTGCTGCCAGTCGATGAGCTGGCGCAGCCAGGCCATGTCCCCGGCGCCCTTGGACTTGCCGCTCTCCTTGCCGCCGGTGGTCCGGTCCTCTTTGTACTTCCAGTGCGCGGCGATGCCGTACTCGGCGCGGCGGTGCATCGCGCGGGTGCGGATCTGGAGTTCGACCGGGTTGCCCGAAGGACCGATGACCGTCGTGTGCAGCGACTGGTACATGTTGAACTTCGGCATGGCGATGTAGTCCTTGAACCGCCCGGGGACCGGGTTCCACCGCGCGTGGATGGTGCCCAGTGCCGCGTAGCAGTCGCGGACGCTGTCGACCAGGACCCGCACCGCGACGAGGTCGTAGATCTCCTCGAAGCCGCAGTTGCGGGCGATCATCTTCTGGTAGATGGAGTAGTAGTGCTTGGGGCGGCCGCGCACCGTCGCCTTGATCCTGGCCTCGCGCAGGTCGGCGGAGACAGCCTCGATGACGTCCTGCAGGTAGACGTCGCGCCGCGGGGCGCGCTCGGAGACCAGGCGGGCGATCTCGTCGAAGCGCTTGGGGTACAGGGTGGCGAACGCCAGGTCCTCCAGCTCCCACTTGATGGTGTTCATACCGAGCCGGTGGGCCAGCGGGGCGAAGATCTCCAGCGTCTCGCGCGCCTTCTGCTCGCGCTTGCGCTGCGGGAGGTAGCGCAGGGTGCGCATGTTGTGCAGCCGGTCGCACAGCTTGATGACCAGGACCTTGATGTCGCGGGACATGGCCACGACCATCTTGCGGACGGTCTCGGCCTGGGTGGCCTCGCCGTACTTGACCTTGTCGAGTTTGGTGACGCCGTCGACGAGTTCGGCGATCTCGTCCCCGAAGTCGGCGCGCAGCTGGTTGAGCGTGTAGGAGGTGTCCTCAACGGTGTCGTGCAGCAGCGCGGCGGCGAGCGTGGGCTCCTGCATGCCCAGTTCGGCGAGGATGGTGGCGACGGCGAGCGGGTGGGTGATGTAGGGGTCGCCGCTCTTGCGCTTCTGATCCCGGTGGTGGTGAGCGGCCACGTCATAGGCGCGCTCCAGCAGCCGCACGTCGACCTTGGGGTGGGTCGCGCGTACGGTCTTGATCAGTGGTTCGAGAACCGGGTTCATGGTCACCCCCCGCTGGGCTCCGAGTCGCGCGAGCCGACGGCGTACTCGCACGGTAGACGACGGACCAGGCGGGCCGGGGGAGGCGGGCCGTCCGGTGGGATCACCACCCGGTTCCGCGGCGGAACCGTCCGCGGCCGCAGGGCTGTCCACCTCCGGCCGTCCTGTGGCCGGAGCCGTATGGGTTTCCGGGTCCTGTTGCGCGGTGGGCGCCGCGGATTCCGCGGCGCCCACCGGACACTCTGATCTTCGCGACCGTTCTTCCTGGGGAGATACCGAGGACGCGGGTCGTAGCGCGGGTGTCGGCGAGTCGTGGCCCTCGGGCACCGTCTTGGCCGAAAGTACCTCACGTGGCATGGACATCCCTCCCGCGGCTTGGCCCGGAAGCCCGAAAAGGAAACGGTCGTCGCCTTCGCGGCCCGCCGGGTTGACGTCTGCGTCGTGAACGATCGGCTCACCAGTACCAACGCGCCGTCGTAGCTCGGTTATGCCCGATAGTCTAATGCCCGGTTTGGGGGCGTCTCCGCACGTCGGAGGGCGGACCCGGGCAACCGGGACGCCGGGCCGGGCATGCGGGTTCAGACCACGGTGAGAGCGTGGACGTCCACGTCGGTCAGCTGATCGCGGCCCTGGAGGAATGCGAGCTCCATCAGGACCGAGAATCCCACGACGGTACCACCCGCTCTGCGAACCAACTCCACCGCGGCCCGTCCTGTGCCGCCTGTGGCCAGCACGTCATCGACGATGAGCACGCGGCTACCCGGAGTGATCGCGTCGGCGTGCATTTCAACCGTCGCGGTGCCGTACTCCAGATCATAGGATTCCCGCAGCGTCCGCGCGGGGAGTTTTCCCGCTTTCCGGACCGGAATGAATCCGGCGCCGAGCTCCAGCGCGATCGGGGTCGCCAGGATGAAC contains:
- a CDS encoding RelA/SpoT family protein, which encodes MNPVLEPLIKTVRATHPKVDVRLLERAYDVAAHHHRDQKRKSGDPYITHPLAVATILAELGMQEPTLAAALLHDTVEDTSYTLNQLRADFGDEIAELVDGVTKLDKVKYGEATQAETVRKMVVAMSRDIKVLVIKLCDRLHNMRTLRYLPQRKREQKARETLEIFAPLAHRLGMNTIKWELEDLAFATLYPKRFDEIARLVSERAPRRDVYLQDVIEAVSADLREARIKATVRGRPKHYYSIYQKMIARNCGFEEIYDLVAVRVLVDSVRDCYAALGTIHARWNPVPGRFKDYIAMPKFNMYQSLHTTVIGPSGNPVELQIRTRAMHRRAEYGIAAHWKYKEDRTTGGKESGKSKGAGDMAWLRQLIDWQQETKDPGEFLDALRFDLSVQEVFVFTPKGDVIALPQGATPVDFAYAVHTEVGHRTVGARVNGRLVALESELHNGETVEVLTSKTPDAGPSRDWLNFVKSARARNKIRQWFTKERREAAIEQGKEAIARVMRKQELPIKRLFSGEALIALARDLRYSDVDALYAAVGEGHVGAQNVVQKLVDSLGGIESAEEDIAESSLPTRSKPKQRPGGNPGVVVEGDSDVWVRLSRCCTPVPGDDIVGFVTRGNGVSVHRRDCVNTRALDPDRMVHVEWKPTEDSMFLVALQVEALDRSRLLSDITRVLSDQHVNILSATVQTSRDRVALSRFTFEMADPTHLGHVLRAVRGVDGVYDVYRMKN
- a CDS encoding adenine phosphoribosyltransferase; translation: MAEQLTQRADLSDLIAAGIRDIPDFPKPGVTFKDITPLLATPEALRAVVSAVAEQYGTDGVDAVVGLEARGFILATPIALELGAGFIPVRKAGKLPARTLRESYDLEYGTATVEMHADAITPGSRVLIVDDVLATGGTGRAAVELVRRAGGTVVGFSVLMELAFLQGRDQLTDVDVHALTVV